Part of the Spinacia oleracea cultivar Varoflay chromosome 5, BTI_SOV_V1, whole genome shotgun sequence genome, CGGAGACTACGACGACAAAAGTAACAACGACAAATATTGGTGGACAAATCCCAAAGTGGAGTTTCGGATCTTCGAATAATGATCAATATCATCAGCTAAAGGATGATGTTTATTCATTGATACCAACAGCAGAGACCCTCCTCCGTGACATGGATGATGCTATTGCTATATCAACGTCGTCATCCAACACTTTTCTTAACAACTTCAGTATCGATCACAGCAGCGCCACTActaacaacaacagcaacaacaacaacaacaacaacaacaacaacaacaacaacaacaacaacaacaacaacaacaacaacaacaacaacggtGTTTGTGATATTTTCCCTCCGAATATGGTACAGATCTCACAAGATAGTAATAAAGCTAATAATATTGAAGACGTAAAACTGCCTATACAGTCTGCAGCAGGAGCTTTACCTAAGAATGTAAATGGTGCAGCTAGTTTTGGGTTTATGTCTAACCAAATGTTAAGCAATTTTAATGCAAGCTGTAGCAACAGCCCAAAGACCGGTGGTTTTATTGATGGCGCAAATGCCATTGGCGGACCGCACTTGCAGATCTCGTCTCCCCGAAATCAGGGCATCAAGAGAAGgttagttttattatttttatttatggactacttattttttttaaaggaacttTTATGGAGTACTTCATTAACTTTAAAATGATAATATATGAATTACTTTGTTATTTAAGGACTTAATTAAGGTacttaatatttaatttaattgccTGAAATTTAATATGATAAAGGGATTCAAGAATTAGAGAATCAGAGATAACATAATGATTGGGTTTTTGGTTTGTTGTGTTTTGGGTAGATGTGTAGCTTACTGGTACAAGAACTAGTGACCTAAGTTGATCAACAACAGTATCAGTTCTTGTCAATCAAGTGGTTTCTACTATTGCACTATCAGTTCTTGTCAGAGACTACTGCTAAAATTAGTTATACAAGCATATTGTAAATTTCAATCTTAAAACACTTCCAAACATAACCGTAGTCAATAATATAAAGGAAACAATTAAAAGGCCTCCTTTACTTGCTAAATGTCTTTATATCTTGAGTTTCCTAATATCAGTACCTATACTAATATTATAACAGTTTTTTTTCGTGATGACATGTCTCCCTCACCttcatttctattttttttgtttttataaaaCCATATCCTTTCCATCATATTCATTTGTATTACGAAAATGataacatgcgacctttaagacgtgtcacaatgatgacatggcatgtttacgtgtcatgatttaaattggaaactgaaatatttaacttatatataacatattatatatgtacaaAAAAGGtgagaaaatcttaatattctaatttgtttccttttttatatcgagtatcttatttacatattttcatagtaaaaatattgtattGGTAGTAAAAATATTCGGATGACACATAGCCTACGTGAcgcttatatgtaccaattaaactgtgacacataagattgcgacaactaaatattgtcgcaacttgcgacctttatcatcaccctttgTATTAAAACCCTTATACTTTTTCATTCttattttttgtagggaatagttTCACATTTCCATTCCGATTAAACGATTTACAACAATTAACTAAAAACTAATTGTACTCCATGTAAACATGTATGATGGTAACGGCACTCACGTGTTTCAATGTCATGTTCAAATTGTgatatatatatactccgtatcaaTGAATATATgatttttaatactttaattTGTATGAAATATTCTCCACAATAAGAAAAGCATTTTATAAACCTGTATAACCATCAATAAAGTTTTAGTTTtgttatcaatatttttttcacATTTATGTCTAATTACTATGGGTACATCAAAACAAATTATTTGGTAGCACATAAAGTTgttaagagcaactccaattgTTTCTTGTAGGGACTTGCTTGCAAATATTATAAATGTTAAGCTAGTAGCTAAACCATTAGTGCACATGTCCTAAATTAGCTTTGTTAGGCAAATTAGCTTTGTAGAGCTAATTAGCTTGAAAAATATGGCAGAAACAAAATAATGTTTTACACGTACAAAATAATAAGTGGCAACTAGCCAACCATTGGAGTAAAAAATAGCTAGGAATTGTGTagcttaaaaagttgatatggCATCACAAGCTATAATATGATTTAgccaaccattggagttgctctaagtAGTTAAAACTTGTATTCCGTATATGAATAAGAAATGTTGTCACccctacaagaaattgtactaaaGATCAATAAttgcgaaaatgataaaggtcgcaacatgcgacctttaagccgtgtcacaatgatgacatggcatgcttatatgtcatgatttaaattggaaactaaaatatttaacttatataatctattatataCCTTTCAATAaaatgtaggaaaatcttaatattctaatttgcttccttctttacattgattaccttatttatatatttttatagtaaaaatattgaattgatagtaaaaatattctgataaCGCAtaacctacgtggcgcctatatgtaccaattaaactgcgacacgtaagattgcgacaactaaatgttgtcgcaacttgcgacctttatcatcaccccaataattgttgattaacgacgggattttccgtcgcgaacccgtcgtaaaagagggtcgtcgttaatggaaaatcccgtcgttaacccgtcgtaaagacatttgcgacggttgttcccgtctttgttggattgttatccccgtcgcaaaagcccttttacgacgggatttttacccgtcgttattaggttgtcataaaagatacaaatttttgtagtgatgCACGGAGATAAAACTTGTATTCCGTACATGAATAACAAATGTGTTATGTTGTCTAAAAAACAGGAAAATACAAGCAAAAAAAGTGGTGTGCATACCTGCGCCAGCAGCAGCAAACAGCAGGCAAACTGGAGAAGTAGTACCTTCAGATCTTTGGGCATGGAGAAAATATGGCCAAAAACCCATTAAAGGCTCTCCTTATCCTAGGTAATCGTTACtaatatattaatttcatgTACTTGAACATATGTAGAAGCACAATGTAACTATAGCATCATTCATTAATTAGCTAGCTACCTTCCTTCTATAGTTAAAGTCTCATCATTTAGTTGTCTGATCATTTTCCATGacccaaaatataattaattagatCATTTTGTGGATAACATTtaaaataatcaataataaataaataaaaatacaacATTCCTTGTTCTCGGCAAAATATAATTCTTGTAACATCATTTGTATGACCTGCATTACCGACTTAATTGGTGAATGTTATCAatatcgaaaatgataaaggtcgcaacatgtgaCCTTTAAACCATGtaacaatgatgacatgacatgtttatgtgttattatttaaattggaaactaaaatatttaacttatacgaagtataacctattatacatgttacaaaaaggGTAGGAAAATCtgaatattctaatttgttccaTTTTTCATATTGACTATCTTATTTACATATGATTTTTATAGTAAAAGTTATTACTCCGTACattaatagtaaaaatattttgatgacgCATACCCTACGtagcgcctatatgtaccaattaaactccgataagtaagattgcgacaactaaatgttgtcgaaACTTGCAACATTTATCATCACCCTATAGCTATTAGTCGAATTGCCTCAAAGGTGGTGTTGTTTCTTGCACTCTAATCATATAAGGAGTATTTTTATATAAAACAGTTGAGTTATTGAGGTCAAGTTCACctatttataaaaaatattagAGAGTAAATTAACCAAACATCTTCACACAACCAAATACTTATAAGCTAGTcaaattaattaatgcaaagggCTAATAACTACAAGAATAATTTTTATGCAAGCTAGTTTAGAAAAGTAAAATAGAGTACTTTGGATAATACGCATACCCATTGCACGTATGGATATCAAAGAATTAGAATGACACATAAACTCCTTTTTCCTAAAGATTTACGTTAAAATCAAGATTGTACCTTTTGGTTTTAGTACTCAACTTTCTTAGTACTCCACTTGGAACTTAAACAAATGAAATTTGTTGTTTGTTAATTACTCGTGGTCTCGAGGGGTACGTAGAAGGGGTAAGATACTAACTTTGCATGTATAAAAATAGTTTAAAACACAATATAAATAACATTATAAAACAGATTAAAatgaaaagtgtaaagatcattttgaaacggaagtAGTAACTCATATATCGAATATGAGACGCTATTAAGGACAAagactttgtttgattgttGGTTAACTTAATTAGCTTATAACAAGTGTGTTTAGTATATGCATGTAGTTTTGGTGACAGGAAATTGTGGTTGGAAATTTTGATAGGGGGTATTATAGATGTAGCAGTTCAAAAGGTTGTCCAGCAAGGAAGCAAGTAGAAAGGAGTCGAACAGACCCCAATATGTTGGTCATAACATACACTTCAGATCACAATCATCCTTGGCCTACCCAAAGAAATGCACTAGCAGGCTCAACAAGGTCATCTCAACCGGTCTCTAAAACCTCCTCAAAACCGAGCAACAACAATTTCCACAATGTACTCATCAAGGAAGAAAATCAGAACAACGTATCAACAACCACGACAACAACAACTCTCCCTGTTGTCAAAGAAGAAGAAATCAGACTCAAAAATGATGGTTTCGAAAGTTATAGGCCACTTATTTTGGCTGCCGACCCAACAACGATCAATAATAATGAACATGAGCAACAAGCGGATCAAGATTTCTTCACAGATTTAGTAGAGTTTGAGAGCGATGATCCTCTAGAGTTATTCAGCACACAAGGGTGCAAAGGGTTTGAGTCTTTCACTGGTCTCTTTGATTGGGCAACAACTACAAATCAAGAGGAAAATGATCATACAACAATACCCAAATGTTCAAAAGCTGATATTTGATCGATATATACGTACTATTTTTATTATCCACAAATCATATACGTACTActgtttaattattattttaagtatTGCGCATAACTAGATGCATGATTTGTATATCAACTAATCATGGTTGTAATTTAGAGAAATAAATTCGAATATGATCGATTTTGgagtatttatatatatatttgaatgAAAATATGGACCTTCACTCATACAAGTTGGTGCCATAATAATTATTGACCGTTTATAATGTAATGTGGTGTTACTATTCATCTCGAACAATTATACAACCACTTAGGATAATATGCATGTGTATAGAAATTATATATGAATACaagtatttttattttacacgtaaacTACGTGCTTCCttacgtatatatttttttaatcattttctGAAGAAATTATGTCCTTACATATTTCCGGCAATAACTAAATATAAATacgaattaattatgaagataataagttaattcttttagtaatcatatttgcttgctagagaataaatgtgattagtagaaAAGTATtaattggacctacaactaaaatatattaatcctatgaGGTCACACATTGCAACACCAGTTGAACAAAAGCAAAAAAATTCCATTAGTAGGGCTTATACCGGTCGGCCTTGAAGGGAAAAGGGATGGAGAATTAATTCTCCTAATTAACCTAGAACTCTAATATTATATATAATGGTATAATATTGGTTTTACGTACAACAGTTAATCAGTAGCTTTGAAACAAAAGGAAACCCAAAACCCTTCCCTTGGAAACGCCATTCAGATTACCATCAAAAGTAAGAGAAGTTTTTCTCTTCCATTCTAGTAGACGTTGGTATTTAACTGGTGTTCGTGTACTAAATAGATGAGCTACACTTGGGGCTCtcagatcttcgaagcttgcatacatACAGGTGTAAAGGTTATTATTATTCCACCATAAATCTGATTCATATTATTGTTATACATGTGATCCtatgatagatgttaggaaattgtttcttGAAATttcgctttatgcatctatattatCCTACACtggtatcagttttagcctcttgcataatattttatgatcatgattgtatgtaacgttattattttgattcaattaagggaagatttatttatggcttgaattAGCACAATTGATATAcgatattaattgattggaaattataaattgtgatttatttaatttatgctcaaagtaaatttataaaattcagaaatttttaaataaaaggCCAAAATTAACAGTTATTTTCACCCAAAAACATTgagattttttaaaattaaattcgatagattttaaattatttattggttaaaaagattaatcatgaaaataatatgttaacaattaaagattttgtttttaatttgttaaataaattttataatcaTCCCCTATTTTTTACGGAGTATTCAATAACCAAAAAAATTCGGTAATTTTTTCACTAGTTTTCGGAATTTTGTATCTTAATTATTGAATGtagttaatttttatgtttacttcgattaatcataaaatttaaggataataattaaattttttgattttatttgttaaagaAAATTCAATAATCAACCTCAAAATTCGgaattttaggaaaataattgttatcttttagaatttttttgaataaaataagataattatgccctaaattttgaattattattagatttaattttaataaagattATAATTTGAAATATAATTCTTAACAACCCTAAAATTTCTTTTAAGGCTTGTTCATTTGTTCAAATTTTCAAGCATAATTTTCGGATtattaaaccctaattaaattttttaatctttaaacatttttttttttttgctaagcaagtaAGGATAATATTAATTCCACAAAACAGAATACAACCTAGGCTAACTCAAGGGgaacaaaccaactaggttggaccattCCTCACAAGAGCAAGCACAACACAACTAAGTTTCAGAGATTCTGAAACCACAAACTATCCTTCCTACTTACATTCTTTGGCATTACAACCATCACTCTACTCTTAACTGTCTGCTTTAAAACAGTCATTACATTCAAAACAGTAGGGAAAGCTTTATCCCAGAAGCTACTATTTCTACTCCTCCAGATCAGATAGGTCAAAGCAACCATGCTAGCATACATAACACTTTTCCTAAATTTGGAACTGCTGCTGTTAGACAGTTGTCTAACTCCTCTCTGTAAGGTAGTAAAGGAGCTTTGAATCCCCAACCAATTCTTCAAATCAGTGAGACATCTGCTACTGTAAGGACACTTGAAGAACAAGTGTTCATGATCTTCAGGGGCTTGACCACAGAGAAGGCAATCTGAAGTTGAGCTAACTCCAATTCTTGCCATTTTTGCTGTTGTTTGCAATCTGTGCTGAATTGCCAACCAAGAGATGAACCTATGTTTTGGCACAGTAAGCCTATTCCAGACCATCTTGTCCCAGTGAACCATGGGCTTGGCATCAATGAGCTTATTATACACCAGTTTCACAGAATATTTAGGCATATTGCAGAATTCAGTAGCAGTAAACACTTGCTTGATTTGTTCTTTAGTATCACAGATTTTCTTCCAGTACCAACTAGAAGAACTAGTAGGGACAAAATCCCACCAATCCCCATCCTTATCATAATCTTTAAACAAATTAAAGGTTGGATAAAGATAGTTTAAGTTGGGTAATTGTTGCACAATTTAGAAGGAATTGCCCACCATGGCTAGGTGGCCCCACCTGCGCCGGTGGAGCCACAGTGGAGGGCGACTTAGGGCTTCAGACAGGACAGGGAGACGGTGGCTCACCGGCGGCAGAGCAGGGCGAACCGCGCACGTTTAAT contains:
- the LOC110789054 gene encoding probable WRKY transcription factor 14, which codes for MDNNNNNNYQGDLADIVRASGGTTETTTTKVTTTNIGGQIPKWSFGSSNNDQYHQLKDDVYSLIPTAETLLRDMDDAIAISTSSSNTFLNNFSIDHSSATTNNNSNNNNNNNNNNNNNNNNNNNNNNNNNGVCDIFPPNMVQISQDSNKANNIEDVKLPIQSAAGALPKNVNGAASFGFMSNQMLSNFNASCSNSPKTGGFIDGANAIGGPHLQISSPRNQGIKRRKIQAKKVVCIPAPAAANSRQTGEVVPSDLWAWRKYGQKPIKGSPYPRGYYRCSSSKGCPARKQVERSRTDPNMLVITYTSDHNHPWPTQRNALAGSTRSSQPVSKTSSKPSNNNFHNVLIKEENQNNVSTTTTTTTLPVVKEEEIRLKNDGFESYRPLILAADPTTINNNEHEQQADQDFFTDLVEFESDDPLELFSTQGCKGFESFTGLFDWATTTNQEENDHTTIPKCSKADI